From one Nocardioides sp. Kera G14 genomic stretch:
- a CDS encoding metal ABC transporter solute-binding protein, Zn/Mn family, translating to MRSLQWSVGVAVMMAVTAGCGTSGASDGDTAVHVVASTNVWGDVVKQVAGDLAGSTVEITSIISDPDADPHSYEANTQNQLALSKADLVVENGGGYDDFIDSMLKTAKGDPMVLNAVDISGHTAPAGGELNEHIWYDFPSVQKIADQIEAALAKADATHASTYAANAKAFDEKLAGFEATEAAIKAKHAGEGAAITEPVPLYLLEAAGLVNKTPEEFSEGIEEGTDVSPAVLKETTDLFATKAVKILAYNEQTTGPETDAVLKAAKENGIPVVGVRETLPDGQDYLAWMADDLAQIQSALG from the coding sequence ATGAGGTCATTGCAGTGGAGTGTCGGTGTCGCGGTCATGATGGCTGTCACGGCCGGCTGCGGCACGAGCGGCGCGTCGGACGGAGACACGGCCGTCCACGTCGTCGCGTCCACCAACGTGTGGGGCGACGTGGTGAAGCAGGTCGCGGGCGACCTCGCCGGATCGACGGTTGAGATCACGTCGATCATCTCCGACCCCGACGCGGACCCGCACTCCTACGAGGCCAACACCCAGAACCAGCTGGCGCTCTCCAAGGCCGATCTCGTCGTGGAGAACGGCGGCGGGTACGACGACTTCATCGACTCGATGCTCAAGACCGCCAAGGGCGACCCGATGGTGCTCAACGCGGTCGACATCTCGGGTCACACCGCTCCGGCAGGCGGGGAGCTCAACGAGCACATCTGGTACGACTTCCCCTCGGTGCAGAAGATCGCCGACCAGATCGAGGCCGCATTGGCGAAGGCCGATGCGACCCACGCGTCGACGTACGCCGCCAACGCCAAGGCGTTCGACGAGAAGCTCGCCGGCTTCGAGGCCACCGAGGCCGCGATCAAGGCGAAGCACGCCGGCGAGGGTGCCGCGATCACCGAACCGGTGCCGCTCTACCTGCTCGAGGCGGCCGGCCTGGTCAACAAGACGCCGGAGGAGTTCAGCGAGGGCATCGAGGAGGGCACGGACGTCTCCCCGGCCGTGCTCAAGGAGACCACCGACCTCTTCGCGACGAAGGCCGTGAAGATCCTCGCCTACAACGAGCAGACCACCGGCCCGGAGACCGACGCCGTGCTGAAGGCAGCCAAGGAGAACGGCATCCCGGTCGTCGGCGTGCGCGAGACCCTTCCCGACGGACAGGACTACCTCGCATGGATGGCTGACGACCTCGCCCAGATTCAGTCGGCACTCGGCTGA
- the mrdA gene encoding penicillin-binding protein 2, whose product MADSSRTSRTSRLRLIVLQALVFSLFATLLVRLWWLQVDQGPTYRAKASSQSVRDVTVQPARGLIVDDMGRPLVTNRKAWVVSIDKNTLAQLDSADRAELLKRVTKATGVKVAEIQKDLDDWNGSRYEPVPIASDVPEKVALAILEQPEDYPGVVADQQSVRAYPQPYGINLAHVLGYLSPVTDKEYAAATKANDPSINATSSVGRAGVEKEYDEWLRGLPGETSVPVDSLGRPTGVGSTTAAQAGDTLVTSIDAKVQASVEKQLNDAITTARATYDPVTHKNYVADSGAAIVMEAKTGRIVAMASQPTYDPSVWVGGITQKQLTDLTSEKSGDPLLPRATQGQFAPGSTWKPIMTTGAISGGMSTDTTLGCSSGLQIGNRWFKNYESESYGNITFARALEVSCDTFFYRVGLNFWNKYGSDPANAKAKDPLGAAARSFGFGKPTGVDLPGEASGRVGDRIWRNAYFQQTRQTYCDLDEKIKAGKAKDTSAFMKVYAHEFCLEGNYFRQGDAANFTIGQGDTMVTPLQLARAYAAISNGGKLYEPTVGKAIVSEDGTVLKEIKPTLVRHVKVSKKSIDYVNNALLGTPKVGTLAWKFHDIDLDKVHIRGKTGSAEVENKQSTSWVATYDKNYVVLMMVTQGGTGSGTAGVPVENIWKTLYGIQDDGSPKASKTAIPGLTPPKALPTFAKDGAILPPVSTAKDSK is encoded by the coding sequence GTGGCCGACTCCTCCCGGACCTCACGGACCTCACGCCTGCGGCTGATCGTGCTGCAGGCGCTGGTCTTCTCACTCTTCGCCACGCTGCTGGTCCGGCTCTGGTGGCTGCAGGTCGACCAGGGTCCGACCTACCGCGCCAAGGCCTCCTCGCAGTCGGTCCGTGACGTCACGGTCCAGCCCGCGCGCGGGCTGATCGTCGACGACATGGGGCGCCCGCTCGTCACCAACCGCAAGGCGTGGGTCGTCTCGATCGACAAGAACACGCTGGCCCAGCTCGACAGCGCCGACCGCGCCGAGCTGCTCAAGCGGGTGACCAAGGCGACCGGGGTCAAGGTCGCCGAGATCCAGAAGGACCTCGACGACTGGAACGGTTCGCGCTACGAGCCCGTCCCGATCGCCAGCGACGTGCCGGAGAAGGTCGCGCTCGCCATCCTCGAGCAGCCCGAGGACTACCCGGGCGTCGTGGCCGACCAGCAGTCGGTGCGCGCCTACCCCCAGCCCTACGGCATCAACCTCGCGCACGTCCTCGGCTACCTCTCACCCGTCACCGACAAGGAGTACGCCGCCGCCACCAAGGCGAACGACCCCTCGATCAACGCGACCTCGTCGGTCGGCCGGGCCGGTGTCGAGAAGGAGTACGACGAGTGGCTCCGCGGCCTGCCGGGCGAGACCTCGGTCCCCGTCGATTCACTCGGCCGTCCCACCGGTGTCGGCTCCACGACGGCGGCGCAGGCCGGTGACACCCTTGTCACCAGCATCGACGCGAAGGTCCAGGCCTCCGTGGAGAAGCAGCTCAACGACGCCATCACGACCGCGCGCGCGACGTACGACCCGGTGACGCACAAGAACTACGTGGCCGACTCCGGTGCGGCCATCGTGATGGAGGCGAAGACCGGCCGCATCGTCGCCATGGCCAGCCAGCCGACGTACGACCCGAGCGTGTGGGTGGGTGGCATCACGCAGAAGCAGCTCACGGACCTGACCAGCGAGAAGTCGGGTGACCCCCTGCTGCCCCGCGCGACGCAGGGGCAGTTCGCGCCGGGCTCGACGTGGAAGCCCATCATGACGACCGGCGCGATCAGTGGCGGCATGTCGACCGACACGACCCTCGGCTGCTCCAGCGGCCTCCAGATCGGCAACCGCTGGTTCAAGAACTACGAGTCGGAGTCCTACGGCAACATCACCTTCGCCCGCGCCCTCGAGGTCTCGTGCGACACCTTCTTCTACCGCGTCGGCCTCAACTTCTGGAACAAGTACGGCTCCGATCCCGCCAACGCGAAGGCCAAGGACCCGCTCGGTGCGGCCGCGCGCTCGTTCGGGTTCGGCAAGCCGACCGGCGTCGACCTCCCGGGTGAGGCCAGCGGCCGCGTGGGAGACCGGATCTGGCGCAACGCCTACTTCCAGCAGACCCGGCAGACCTACTGCGACCTGGACGAGAAGATCAAGGCCGGCAAGGCGAAGGACACCTCCGCCTTCATGAAGGTCTACGCCCACGAGTTCTGCCTCGAGGGCAACTACTTCCGCCAGGGTGACGCGGCCAACTTCACCATCGGCCAGGGCGACACGATGGTCACGCCCCTCCAGCTCGCCCGGGCGTACGCCGCGATCTCCAACGGCGGCAAGCTCTACGAGCCCACGGTCGGCAAGGCGATCGTCTCCGAGGACGGCACCGTGCTCAAGGAGATCAAGCCGACGCTGGTGCGCCACGTGAAGGTCTCCAAGAAGAGCATCGACTACGTCAACAACGCGCTGCTCGGCACGCCGAAGGTCGGCACCCTGGCGTGGAAGTTCCACGACATCGACCTCGACAAGGTCCACATCCGCGGCAAGACCGGCTCGGCCGAGGTGGAGAACAAGCAGTCGACATCGTGGGTCGCGACGTACGACAAGAACTACGTCGTCCTGATGATGGTCACCCAGGGCGGTACCGGCTCCGGCACCGCGGGCGTCCCGGTGGAGAACATCTGGAAGACGCTGTACGGCATCCAGGACGACGGCAGCCCGAAGGCGTCCAAGACGGCCATCCCCGGTCTCACGCCGCCCAAGGCGCTGCCCACCTTCGCCAAGGACGGCGCCATCCTGCCGCCCGTGTCCACCGCGAAGGACTCGAAGTGA
- a CDS encoding metal ABC transporter permease: protein MSTDVWHEIFNFANYSELLPLVHNSLIAGAVLGLVGGLISSFVMMRDLPFAVHGVSELSFAGATAALLLGVSVVAGSLVGSLIAAVIIGALGAKARDRNSIIGVLMPFGLGLGVLFLALYHGRAANKFGLLTGQIVAIDTPQLKWLILTAAVVVVGLLVIWRPLVFASTDPELAAARGVPVALLSPVFMLLLGLAVAISIQIIGALLVLSIICTPAAAAMRVTASPRVMPLLSMLFGFVSVIGGILLALGGSVPISPYVTTISFSIYLVCRGIGAWRNRHGWVRRAAVAL from the coding sequence GTGAGCACCGACGTCTGGCACGAGATCTTCAACTTCGCGAACTACAGCGAGCTGCTGCCATTGGTGCACAACTCCCTCATCGCCGGTGCGGTGCTCGGGCTGGTGGGCGGCCTGATCAGCAGCTTCGTGATGATGCGCGACCTGCCGTTCGCCGTCCACGGCGTCAGCGAGCTCTCCTTCGCCGGTGCGACGGCGGCGCTGCTGCTGGGTGTCAGCGTGGTGGCCGGCTCGCTGGTCGGCTCGCTCATCGCGGCCGTCATCATCGGCGCGCTCGGGGCGAAGGCGCGCGATCGCAACTCCATCATCGGTGTCCTGATGCCCTTCGGGCTCGGACTCGGCGTGCTCTTCCTCGCGCTCTACCACGGCCGGGCGGCCAACAAGTTCGGACTGCTCACCGGCCAGATCGTGGCGATCGACACGCCCCAGCTGAAGTGGTTGATCCTCACGGCGGCGGTCGTGGTCGTCGGCCTGCTGGTGATCTGGCGCCCGCTCGTCTTCGCGAGCACCGACCCGGAGCTCGCCGCCGCGCGCGGTGTGCCGGTCGCACTCCTGTCGCCGGTCTTCATGCTGTTGCTCGGGCTGGCGGTCGCGATCTCGATCCAGATCATCGGTGCCCTGCTGGTGCTCAGCATCATCTGCACGCCTGCGGCCGCGGCGATGCGTGTCACCGCGTCGCCCCGGGTGATGCCGCTGCTCAGCATGCTCTTCGGCTTCGTCTCGGTGATCGGCGGGATCCTGCTCGCCCTGGGCGGCAGTGTGCCGATCAGCCCCTACGTCACCACGATCTCGTTCTCGATCTATCTCGTCTGTCGAGGGATCGGCGCCTGGCGCAACCGCCACGGGTGGGTCCGTCGCGCCGCTGTCGCACTGTGA
- the mreC gene encoding rod shape-determining protein MreC, with protein MTLLERPQERLNKRGGLETRPRSSRRSTLVALLLACAVLIVLDLTSPALTPLRSLAGEIYGPLETGAATVARPVTSIPDWARTQGSLRADVRRLKAENADLTQKVQTSDYGRNRLAEYDGLMSEAQDIGYAVVPAHVVGYGAAQSFERTITIDAGSDAGIAADMTVVAAKGLVGRVLRVTRSTATVLLIADADSVVGGRVGSTMEAGFLHGTGVLGSRAKLDLELIDQTDVPEKGDTVVTWGSGKGAPYISGVPIGVVDSVYSNLRDSTQHVRVTPYVSFSSLDLVGVAVPSGTKSDRAVIDVDGELK; from the coding sequence ATGACCTTGCTCGAACGGCCGCAGGAGCGGCTCAACAAGCGCGGCGGCCTGGAGACGCGTCCGCGCAGCAGCCGTCGCTCCACCCTCGTCGCGCTGCTGCTCGCCTGCGCCGTCCTGATCGTGCTCGACCTGACCAGCCCGGCGCTCACGCCTCTGCGCAGCCTCGCCGGCGAGATCTACGGCCCGCTCGAGACCGGCGCCGCCACCGTCGCGCGCCCTGTGACCAGCATCCCGGACTGGGCGCGCACGCAGGGCTCGCTCCGTGCCGACGTACGGCGGCTGAAGGCCGAGAACGCCGACCTCACCCAGAAGGTGCAGACCAGCGACTACGGCCGCAACCGGCTCGCGGAGTACGACGGCCTGATGTCCGAGGCGCAGGACATCGGCTACGCCGTCGTGCCCGCCCACGTCGTCGGGTACGGCGCCGCCCAGAGCTTCGAGCGGACCATCACGATCGACGCCGGCTCCGACGCCGGCATCGCCGCGGACATGACCGTCGTCGCCGCCAAGGGGCTGGTCGGCCGGGTGCTCCGCGTCACCCGCTCCACCGCCACGGTGCTGCTCATCGCCGACGCCGACTCCGTCGTCGGCGGCCGCGTCGGCTCCACGATGGAGGCCGGGTTCCTGCACGGCACCGGCGTCCTCGGCTCGCGAGCCAAGCTCGACCTCGAACTCATCGACCAGACCGACGTGCCCGAGAAGGGAGACACGGTCGTCACCTGGGGGAGCGGGAAGGGGGCGCCGTACATCTCCGGTGTCCCGATCGGTGTGGTCGACTCGGTCTACTCCAACCTGCGCGACTCCACCCAGCACGTCCGCGTGACGCCGTACGTCAGCTTCTCCAGCCTCGACCTCGTCGGTGTCGCCGTCCCGAGCGGTACCAAGAGCGACCGCGCCGTCATCGACGTGGACGGTGAGCTCAAGTGA
- a CDS encoding Fur family transcriptional regulator, with protein sequence MTTSPERRRSTTQGDAVKDALLGQDGFRSAQDVYADLRAGGQKIGLSTVYRHLQAFTDHGLVDVIHNADGETTYRYCGDSAAGHHHHHLVCRRCGRAEEVEGRAVERWADEIAKKFGYADVDHTIEVFGTCPDCAAATQP encoded by the coding sequence GTGACCACCTCGCCCGAGCGCCGGCGCTCCACCACCCAAGGAGACGCCGTCAAGGACGCGTTGCTCGGCCAGGACGGTTTCCGCTCGGCCCAGGACGTCTACGCCGACCTCCGCGCCGGTGGCCAGAAGATCGGCCTGTCGACGGTCTATCGACACCTGCAGGCCTTCACCGACCACGGCCTCGTGGACGTGATCCACAACGCCGACGGGGAGACGACCTACCGGTACTGCGGCGACTCCGCCGCCGGTCACCACCACCATCACCTCGTCTGCCGCCGCTGCGGTCGCGCGGAGGAGGTCGAGGGCCGTGCCGTCGAGCGATGGGCCGACGAGATCGCCAAGAAGTTCGGCTACGCGGACGTCGACCACACCATCGAGGTCTTCGGCACCTGCCCCGACTGCGCCGCGGCGACTCAGCCGTAG
- the mreD gene encoding rod shape-determining protein MreD, whose protein sequence is MTATPIQSPIDLRRVAPWALAAVLVSVALILQVSVFDAFAWRGTVPDLVLLVVVAGALVRGSHFGLVLGFAAGVLVDLAPPSDHLAGRWALALLLIGYVAGRVREATVDETGRPAELRLPTVLATAVACSFAGLSIFALSGVILRDPPLPMDDLLQPILGGLVWDAVLAALVVPAAMLAFRRLVPDAAPDLTPGPTPRPTPET, encoded by the coding sequence GTGACCGCTACGCCGATCCAGAGCCCGATCGACCTGCGTCGCGTCGCCCCCTGGGCCCTCGCGGCGGTCCTCGTGAGCGTCGCGCTCATCCTGCAGGTGAGCGTCTTCGACGCCTTCGCGTGGCGCGGCACCGTGCCCGACCTCGTCCTGTTGGTCGTCGTCGCCGGCGCGCTCGTGCGCGGCAGCCACTTCGGCCTCGTGCTCGGCTTCGCCGCGGGCGTCCTGGTCGACCTCGCGCCGCCGAGTGACCACCTCGCCGGCCGGTGGGCGCTCGCCCTCCTCCTCATCGGGTACGTCGCCGGCCGGGTGCGCGAGGCCACGGTCGATGAGACGGGCCGACCCGCCGAGCTGCGTCTCCCGACGGTCCTCGCGACCGCGGTCGCCTGCAGCTTCGCCGGCCTGAGCATCTTCGCGCTGAGTGGCGTCATCCTGCGCGACCCACCCCTGCCGATGGACGACCTGCTCCAGCCGATCCTCGGCGGGCTGGTGTGGGACGCCGTCCTCGCGGCGCTCGTCGTGCCGGCCGCGATGCTCGCGTTCCGGCGCCTCGTCCCGGACGCTGCTCCCGACCTCACGCCCGGCCCGACGCCGCGACCCACGCCGGAGACCTGA
- the rodA gene encoding rod shape-determining protein RodA codes for MNPLNPLRRIDCLLLGAVLALVTLSVLLVWSATANRDALTGGDSGLFFRKQLTNVLIGLALMAAAWIVGHRWMRIAAPLIYLGAIAGLLLVLTSGVTINGSRSWLDVGGMSLQPSEFAKLAVVVGMALVLSERSRGLWGVTGRDVLVMLAVAALPALLIIAQPDLGTTLVLAATVFGVLAAAGAPKPWLALLACGGILAAVVAVAGGVLKAYQVDRFMAFTNPALDPQGAGYNTEQARIAIGNGGLFGQGLFHGTQTRAGFVPEQHTDFIFTVAGEELGLVGAAAIILLLGVVLWRALSIARRAQDPFSRVAAAGIACWFGFQAFQNIGMCLGIMPVTGVPLPLLSYGGSSMFASLLAIGLLQNMHASQAASPAALSGRLGLRDAQPLYG; via the coding sequence GTGAACCCCCTCAACCCGCTGCGCCGGATCGACTGTCTCCTGCTCGGCGCCGTCCTGGCCCTCGTGACGTTGTCGGTGCTGCTGGTCTGGTCTGCCACGGCGAACCGTGACGCGCTGACCGGCGGTGACTCCGGGCTCTTCTTCCGCAAGCAGCTCACCAACGTGCTGATCGGCCTCGCACTGATGGCCGCCGCGTGGATCGTCGGCCACCGCTGGATGCGGATCGCGGCTCCGCTCATCTACCTCGGCGCGATCGCGGGGCTTCTTCTCGTCCTCACCTCGGGTGTGACGATCAACGGCTCCCGTTCGTGGCTCGACGTCGGCGGGATGAGCCTGCAGCCCTCGGAGTTCGCCAAGCTGGCGGTCGTCGTCGGGATGGCGCTCGTCCTGTCGGAGCGCTCGCGCGGCCTGTGGGGCGTCACTGGTCGCGACGTCCTCGTGATGCTTGCGGTGGCTGCGCTCCCGGCGCTGCTGATCATCGCGCAGCCCGACCTCGGCACCACGCTGGTCCTCGCCGCCACCGTCTTCGGTGTGCTCGCGGCCGCCGGTGCGCCCAAACCGTGGCTCGCGCTGCTGGCCTGCGGCGGCATCCTCGCGGCCGTCGTCGCCGTCGCCGGGGGAGTGCTCAAGGCCTACCAGGTCGACCGCTTCATGGCCTTCACCAACCCCGCGCTCGACCCCCAGGGCGCCGGCTACAACACCGAGCAGGCGCGCATCGCGATCGGCAACGGCGGCCTCTTCGGCCAGGGTCTCTTCCACGGGACCCAGACGCGTGCGGGCTTCGTGCCCGAACAGCACACCGACTTCATCTTCACCGTCGCGGGCGAGGAGCTCGGCCTGGTCGGCGCGGCCGCCATCATCCTGCTGCTCGGTGTGGTCCTGTGGCGGGCACTCTCGATCGCCCGCCGCGCGCAGGACCCCTTCAGCCGGGTCGCGGCTGCGGGCATCGCCTGCTGGTTCGGCTTCCAGGCCTTCCAGAACATCGGGATGTGCCTCGGCATCATGCCCGTCACCGGCGTCCCCCTCCCGCTCCTGTCGTACGGCGGCAGCTCGATGTTCGCCAGCCTGCTCGCCATCGGGCTGCTGCAGAACATGCACGCGAGCCAGGCGGCGAGTCCGGCTGCTCTGAGCGGCCGACTCGGCCTGCGAGACGCCCAGCCGCTCTACGGCTGA
- a CDS encoding MDR family MFS transporter encodes MATNSSTPVPASDSAQGEYTHRQILTILTGLLLGMFLGALDQSIVSTSIRTIADDLHGLNIQAWVTTAYLITSTITTPIYGKLGDLWGRKKLFMFAITVFIVGSLLCTIATSMYELAAFRAFQGLGAGGLFTLVLAIVGDIVSPRERAKYTGYFMATFGSSSVLGPVIGGLLAGANSILGIAGWRWVFLVNVPIGILALVVVYRTLHVHHVKREAKIDWMGGVALVICLVPLLTVAEQGQDWGWGSGRALLCFIVGAVGLVLFIAAEAFMGRDALIPLSLFKIRAAAVTVVASVLVGMGLFGGMMMLPLYMQIVHGASPTQSGLLMLPMVVGLMSAAMISGRITSKTGRPRIFPIIGSLFMALGMFLLTTISADTHLWVVMLFMLIVGYGVGNCMQPLILTVQSAVPPQAIGVATASATFFRQIGGTIGVAVFLSVLFSTVGGNISSAMKDELPKVAAQVQAGTLTPNAVDKQVLSGDSSLLAGIQKDSSVINDMSAPVAHPFKVGFADSMTHVFVMIVGIGLLAFLVLLFMPEVVLRETNAASAAAAQRAAKEAEVAGGAGHDVV; translated from the coding sequence ATGGCAACGAACTCCTCGACCCCCGTCCCCGCGTCCGACTCCGCACAGGGTGAGTACACCCACCGGCAGATCCTGACGATCCTCACGGGTCTGCTGCTCGGGATGTTCCTGGGTGCGCTCGACCAGTCGATCGTCTCGACGTCGATCCGGACGATCGCCGACGACCTGCACGGCCTCAACATCCAGGCCTGGGTCACGACGGCGTACCTCATCACGTCGACGATCACGACGCCGATCTACGGCAAGCTCGGCGACCTCTGGGGCCGCAAGAAGCTCTTCATGTTCGCCATCACTGTCTTCATCGTCGGGTCGCTGCTCTGCACGATCGCCACCTCGATGTACGAGCTGGCCGCCTTCCGCGCCTTCCAGGGCCTCGGCGCCGGCGGTCTGTTCACGCTGGTGCTCGCGATTGTGGGCGACATCGTGAGCCCCCGCGAGCGTGCCAAGTACACCGGCTACTTCATGGCCACCTTCGGCTCCTCGAGCGTGCTCGGGCCGGTCATCGGCGGGCTCCTCGCAGGCGCGAACTCGATCCTCGGCATCGCCGGGTGGCGCTGGGTCTTCCTCGTCAACGTGCCGATCGGGATCCTCGCGCTCGTCGTCGTCTACCGCACACTCCACGTCCACCACGTGAAGCGCGAGGCGAAGATCGACTGGATGGGCGGCGTCGCCCTCGTCATCTGCCTCGTGCCGCTCCTCACCGTCGCCGAGCAGGGGCAGGACTGGGGATGGGGCTCGGGCCGCGCGCTGCTGTGCTTCATCGTCGGTGCCGTCGGCCTCGTGCTCTTCATCGCGGCCGAGGCGTTCATGGGACGCGACGCCCTCATCCCGCTCTCACTCTTCAAGATCCGTGCCGCGGCCGTCACCGTCGTCGCGAGCGTCCTGGTCGGCATGGGCCTCTTCGGCGGCATGATGATGCTGCCGCTCTACATGCAGATCGTCCACGGCGCCTCGCCGACGCAGTCGGGCCTGCTGATGCTGCCGATGGTCGTCGGGCTGATGTCGGCCGCCATGATCTCCGGTCGGATCACCTCGAAGACGGGTCGCCCGCGGATCTTCCCGATCATCGGCTCGCTCTTCATGGCGCTCGGGATGTTCCTGCTCACCACCATCAGCGCCGACACCCACCTGTGGGTCGTGATGCTCTTCATGCTCATCGTCGGCTACGGCGTCGGCAACTGTATGCAGCCGCTGATCCTCACGGTGCAGTCGGCGGTTCCGCCTCAGGCGATCGGTGTGGCGACGGCCTCGGCCACCTTCTTCCGCCAGATCGGCGGCACCATCGGCGTCGCGGTCTTCCTCTCCGTGCTCTTCAGCACGGTCGGTGGAAACATCTCCTCGGCGATGAAGGACGAACTGCCGAAGGTCGCCGCGCAGGTGCAGGCCGGAACCCTGACGCCGAACGCGGTCGACAAGCAGGTGCTCTCCGGTGACTCGTCGCTGCTGGCCGGTATCCAGAAGGACTCCTCGGTCATCAACGACATGAGTGCTCCGGTCGCGCACCCCTTCAAGGTCGGCTTCGCGGACTCGATGACCCATGTCTTCGTGATGATCGTCGGGATCGGGCTGCTCGCCTTCCTGGTGCTCCTCTTCATGCCAGAGGTGGTCCTGCGCGAGACGAACGCCGCCTCGGCGGCTGCCGCACAGCGGGCCGCCAAGGAGGCCGAGGTCGCGGGCGGCGCCGGGCACGACGTCGTCTGA
- a CDS encoding rod shape-determining protein yields the protein MAMGFVGRDMAVDLGTSTTQVYARGRGVVFSVPTSTSGPGPIRDGVIADVDGCVDLLESLVHEVHQRRYLARPRMLLAVPAVTTGVERRAVKEAAYQAGARQVFLVDSPLLVAIAAELPVHRPTGTMVVTLGAGLTEISVLSLGGVVTSTSAKVNGADMDRAIAAWLRAERGLIVGEQIAEDLKLELGTAWPMADAESLDITSRDISGMSRTVTVTGADLRHALTEPLTDIIDAITATLDATPGLADHIRDHGLVLAGGGALLPGIEMMLSRELDLPVLLAPDPAHAVIAGAGRCVDDAALLRSVLITDRNVA from the coding sequence CACCACGCAGGTCTACGCGCGTGGCAGAGGCGTGGTGTTCAGCGTGCCCACGTCCACGAGCGGACCCGGGCCGATCCGGGACGGCGTGATCGCCGACGTGGACGGCTGCGTCGACCTGCTGGAGTCACTCGTCCACGAGGTGCACCAGCGCCGCTACCTGGCGCGACCCCGCATGCTCCTGGCCGTCCCTGCGGTGACCACCGGCGTCGAGCGACGCGCGGTCAAGGAGGCGGCCTACCAGGCCGGTGCCCGTCAGGTCTTCCTCGTCGACTCGCCCCTCCTCGTCGCGATCGCTGCCGAGCTCCCCGTGCACCGGCCGACGGGCACCATGGTCGTGACCCTCGGCGCCGGCCTCACCGAGATCTCCGTGCTGAGCCTGGGCGGTGTCGTCACCTCCACCAGCGCGAAGGTCAACGGCGCCGACATGGACCGCGCCATTGCCGCGTGGCTCCGCGCCGAGCGCGGACTCATCGTCGGCGAGCAGATCGCCGAGGACCTCAAACTCGAGCTTGGCACCGCCTGGCCGATGGCCGATGCCGAGTCGCTCGACATCACCTCGCGTGACATCAGCGGGATGAGCCGCACGGTCACCGTCACCGGCGCGGACCTGCGCCACGCCCTCACCGAGCCGCTCACCGACATCATCGACGCGATCACCGCGACGCTCGACGCGACGCCGGGCCTCGCCGACCACATCCGCGACCACGGCCTCGTCCTGGCCGGCGGCGGCGCATTGCTGCCCGGCATCGAGATGATGCTCAGCCGTGAGCTCGACCTGCCCGTCCTGCTCGCCCCGGACCCGGCCCACGCCGTCATCGCGGGCGCCGGGCGCTGCGTCGACGACGCGGCCCTGCTCCGCAGCGTGCTCATCACTGATCGGAACGTGGCCTGA